A genomic window from Triticum urartu cultivar G1812 chromosome 7, Tu2.1, whole genome shotgun sequence includes:
- the LOC125525462 gene encoding uncharacterized protein LOC125525462: MEQFEDGHHVRLRSRERGTYLHADDDGLGVSLSRRRASMNSAWAVHIYQGDGNNQYVLLHSAAYGRYLGTTGAPALRGHSGRRVELCDYEPWEEVVIRWQAVRTDSGDDILLRQVAGRLRANGKYLSVDDFNSAAR, from the coding sequence ATGGAGCAGTTCGAGGACGGCCACCACGTGCGGCTGCGGAGCCGCGAGCGCGGCACGTACCTGCACGCCGACGATGACGGGCTTGGCGTCTCCCTCAGCCGGCGCCGCGCGTCGATGAACTCGGCTTGGGCGGTGCACATCTACCAGGGAGATGGCAACAACCAGTACGTGCTCCTCCACAGCGCCGCCTACGGCCGCTACCTCGGCACCACGGGCGCGCCGGCGCTGCGAGGCCACAGCGGGCGCCGCGTCGAGCTGTGCGACTACGAGCCGTGGGAGGAGGTGGTCATCAGGTGGCAGGCCGTCAGGACCGACTCGGGGGACGATATCCTGCTCCGCCAAGTCGCCGGCCGCCTCCGCGCCAACGGGAAGTACCTCAGCGTCGACGACTTCAACAGCGCCGCCCGATGA
- the LOC125520658 gene encoding probable beta-1,3-galactosyltransferase 14, with protein MPSSPKLFSSSAAAASRRSSLRRLLSSPAVSVACLLFGLAGFLAAAVSLSRAPAEAPRGRCPDSSHPLSVSVAWDRRPEDAAGGATDLPAGLATGSRGRHKVMAFVGIFTGFGSVGRRRALRRTWLPSDRQGLLRLEEATGLAFRFVIGKSNDKSKMAALEREVEEYDDFVLLDLEEEYSRLPYKTLAFFKAAYALFDSDFYVKADDDIYLRPDRLSLLLAKERTHTQTYIGCMKKGPVFTDPKLKWYEPQSFLLGSEYFLHAYGPIYALSADVVASLVALRNNSFRMFNNEDVTIGSWMLAMNVNHENTHALCEPECTASSIAVWDIPKCSGLCHPEVKMLELHQRKECTGGPTEAAETDDE; from the exons ATGCCCAGCTCGCCCAAGTTGTTCTCCTCCTCGGCGGCCGCAGCCTCCCGCCGCTcctcgctccgccgcctcctctcctcgccggcCGTCTCCGTGGCCTGCCTCCTCTTCGGCCTCGCCGGGTTCCTCGCCGCCGCGGTCTCCCTCTCCCGGGCGCCCGCCGAGGCCCCGCGGGGCCGCTGCCCAGACTCCTCGCACCCGCTCTCCGTCTCCGTCGCCTGGGACCGGCGCCCCGAGGATGCCGCGGGCGGCGCCACTGACCTCCCGGCGGGCCTCGCCACCGGATCGCGCGGCAGGCACAAGGTCATGGCCTTCGTCGGGATCTTCACCGGGTTCGGCTCCGTCGGCCGCCGCCGCGCGCTCAGGCGGACGTGGCTCCCATCCGATCGGCAGGGTCTCCTTCG GTTGGAGGAAGCTACTGGTCTGGCATTCAGATTCGTGATCGGCAAAAGCAATGACAAGTCTAAGATGGCAGCTCTTGAAAGAGAGGTTGAAGAATATGATGATTTTGTGCTTTTAGATCTCGAGGAGGAGTATAGCAGGCTTCCATACAAAAC GTTAGCATTCTTTAAGGCTGCCTATGCGTTGTTCGATTCTGATTTCTATGTTAAAGCTGATGATGACATTTACTTGAGGCCAG ATAGACTCTCCTTGCTTTTGGCCAAGGAACGTACACATACACAAACATACATTGGATGCATGAAGAAGGGGCCTGTTTTTACTGATCCCAAATTGAAATG GTACGAGCCACAGTCCTTCCTACTTGGATCAGAATACTTCCTTCATGCATATGGGCCTATTTATGCTTTATCAGCTGATGTGGTGGCAAGCCTGGTTGCTCTGAGAAACAACAG TTTTCGAATGTTCAACAATGAGGATGTTACTATTGGATCCTGGATGCTTGCTATGAACGTCAACCACGAGAACACGCATGCTCTGTGCGAACCCGAGTGCACAGCGTCCTCAATTGCTGTCTGGGATATTCCAAAATGCTCAG GGCTATGCCACCCGGAGGTAAAGATGCTGGAGCTTCACCAGCGGAAAGAGTGCACGGGTGGTCCAACGGAGGCCGCTGAAACCGATGACGAGTGA